The nucleotide sequence AAGAAGCCCTGAAAGAATTCAATTCACGCAGATACAAAAAGGCTATTCAAGATTTTTCTCTTTTAATACAGACAAATCCGAACCACCCACTTGCCAGCAATTGTCATTATTGGATTGGTGAGAGTTATTATGCACTCAAAAACTATCAGAAAGCCAAAAGCGCATTTGAGAGTGTATTGTCGTATCAGAAAACGTACAAAAGGGAACCGGCATTGCTCATGTTGGGATTATCGTATTTGAGACTGGGTGATAAAGAACAAGCCAAAGAACAATTGAGCACACTTGTTCGAAAGTATCCGCATTCTGTATATGCAAAGAAAGCAAAACGTCTGTTAAAAAGAATTGAGCGAGCGAGCATTTCCTGATCATCAGGTTTGATGACATATGAAAAGCCTGCCCCGTAATCCTATCGGCAGGCTTTTTTATTTTATTTATATCTCTAATTTATCGGAAAAATAGGTCAACAGCTGTGCCGAAGCAACTCGTTCCTGTTTCATCGTGTCTCGGTGGCGAATGGTAACGGTTTGGTCTTCCAGTGTCTGAGAATCGACTGTTACGCAATAGGGGGTTCCAATTTCATCTTGACGGCGGTAGCGGCGACCGATGGCCCCGCTTATATCGTAAAAGGTCTTGTATTTTTTCTGTAGATCTGCCTGAATTCTTTGGGCAATTTCCGGCATTCCTTCTTTTTTGATGAGGGGGAAAACCGCGATTTTTATAGGAGCAATTTTGGGATTCAGTTTCAGAACCACCCGGGTATCTCCATTGACCTCCTCTTCCCGATAGGCGTCGGAAAGAACGGTTAGTAAGGTGCGGTCAACACCGGCTGAGGTTTCAATGACATAAGGAATATACCGCTCGTGGGTCTGATCATCAAAATAGCGCAGGTCTTTGCCGGAGAATTCCTGGTGCCGACTTAAATCAAAGTCCGTGCGATTGTGAATGCCTTCCAATTCTTTCCACCCGAAGGGGAATTCATATTCGATATCGAAGGCGGCTTTTGCGTAATGCGCCAGCTCATCGGGGCCGTGCTGGTGAAACCGAAGTTTTTCCGGGCGAATTCCCAGTTCACCATACCAGGCCATTCGGGCGGCCTTCCATTTTTCAAAAAATTCTTCGTCGGTTCCGGGTTTGACAAAATACTGCATTTCCATCTGTTCAAATTCACGCGTTCGAAAAATGAAGTTGCCCGGAGTGATTTCATTTCGAAAGGCTTTTCCGATTTGGGCAATTCCAAAAGGAATTTTTTTTCGGGCTGCCTTCTGCACATTCAGGAAATTAACATAAATTCCCTGGGCGGTTTCGGGCCGAAGATAAATGGTATTTGTTTCGTCTTCAACGGGTCCCATAAAGGTTTTAAACATCAAATTAAACTGACGCGCTTCCGTGAGCTCCCCGCCGCAGACGGGGCATTTATCACCCTTAATTTCGTCGGCGCGGAAACGTCGCTTGCATTTCTTGCAGTCAACCATCGGGTCTGTAAAATTCTCAACGTGTCCGGATGCCTTCCAAACCGTGGGGTGCATGATAATGCTGGCGTCAATCCCTTCCACGTCATTTCTCCAAAACACCATTGAACGCCACCAGAATTCTTTAATATTCCGCTTTAATTCCACTCCAACCGGTCCGTAATCCCAGCAGCTATTAATTCCACCGTAGATTTCACTGGATTGAAAAATAATACCGCGTCGTTTACTCAGGGAGACAAGTTTGTCCATCATGTTGCCGCTTGATTTTGCCATTCAGGTCTGACCTCCGAACATTTAGTGTACTGATCGTAAAAAATTAACTGCGCGAAGGGTGGTTAATCCTTCAAAATGTATTTTTAAATAATATAATAAAAAACGTTCAATTTCTAATAATATTTGTTCCGAAACGGTAATTATTCCGATATTTTGCCACGAATAATCTCTCAGAGCCAAAAGAAAGTTTAATCCTTCCAGAGATAAATAAAATTGTGACGATTGAT is from Calditrichota bacterium and encodes:
- a CDS encoding glycine--tRNA ligase, translated to MAKSSGNMMDKLVSLSKRRGIIFQSSEIYGGINSCWDYGPVGVELKRNIKEFWWRSMVFWRNDVEGIDASIIMHPTVWKASGHVENFTDPMVDCKKCKRRFRADEIKGDKCPVCGGELTEARQFNLMFKTFMGPVEDETNTIYLRPETAQGIYVNFLNVQKAARKKIPFGIAQIGKAFRNEITPGNFIFRTREFEQMEMQYFVKPGTDEEFFEKWKAARMAWYGELGIRPEKLRFHQHGPDELAHYAKAAFDIEYEFPFGWKELEGIHNRTDFDLSRHQEFSGKDLRYFDDQTHERYIPYVIETSAGVDRTLLTVLSDAYREEEVNGDTRVVLKLNPKIAPIKIAVFPLIKKEGMPEIAQRIQADLQKKYKTFYDISGAIGRRYRRQDEIGTPYCVTVDSQTLEDQTVTIRHRDTMKQERVASAQLLTYFSDKLEI